The following nucleotide sequence is from Zingiber officinale cultivar Zhangliang chromosome 10A, Zo_v1.1, whole genome shotgun sequence.
ttggtgaatgcaaaaaaggaaagatttaaaattaaaaccttccttttaatTCCTATTATGTGTGTCCGGTCCTTATTTGGGcaataattaagaaaaattttaaaattaaaatatctcttttaaaccattgtggatggctacaaaaaagaaaagattttaaaattaaaatatctcttttaaattcctttatggatgactataaaaggaaagttttaaaaattaaaatatctcttttaaatcctttgaagaatggctataaaagaaaagatttttaaaaaaattaaaactctcttttaattccttgtggtccaccccttgcttgggcaccaagcaaggcttggtcggccacctcttgggcttcaagcaaagcttggccgaccccttgcttgggcaccaagcaaggatgtggtcggccattacttaggtaagaagtggacttggttggatacaaggttttttatagaggttacaacagggacctagaggaggaattggttttaccctcctgatggacttgggcTTCTCGTGCTCAgtccgaacacctaactcaagtccatcaataataactcataccattaaagggttattattgaactactgcaccaatctcatattacaatatgagctcctttttatcatgagtgtgttaatctccttgtgtttaagatatcgtacgcccattaattaaatgagttactaacaactcacttaattaacatctaactccaagagtagtaccactcaacttcattgtcatgtcggaactaagtccacctgtagagtttacatgacaatccttatgagctcctcaaggggcatcatcatcctaataaataggacacaatttccttttataatcaacaacacaccatataaataatattatttctcaacttatcgggcctattgatttaacgaataaatctcaccctttgataaattaaagaaataaatactaagtacatgtgcttgttattatatcgggattaagagtactaacatccataataacaaaggttctgttcttttatgcagtcagtatcaaatgaacaacctcaaatagtcctgctctatacacatatagtgtactggtgtaattttatagttaagataaactaataccaaattacactacaaccattctaatggtttgttccaatccatcttggttgtgagcttctatttataatttatagggaactgataatatgatcttttgtgtgacactacacatcatgttatctacaatataaattaaatgggtaaCTACATTTAacaaaatgcagacatttgaccaatgtgattctcatttcaaaataaatgtttatacaaaaagttaggcttttagtatacatcctaacatagaGCTCGATCATCTCTTCCTCTAGCCAAGCCCCTTTGAACCTAACTAGCTATTTGACTGACCGAGTATATTATTTCTTGACTTTTAGAGTAAAATACTAGAGTCCTATGTTCGACTGACTTTATGGACAATCGGCTCTACTCGAGCGTCCTGCATCGGAGCCACTTGGGCAGGACTCGAGATTTGGGCAATCAACAGAATTAGATGGGGATTGTTCCCTTAATCCGACTTTGATCCCCACGTCACCTTGACTTTCACCGCCATGTCATCTTCTAGATTAACTCGTTATAACTCATATCAGCTATCTTAATAGCCTCCAATATTGGCCCTACAGATAGAGAGAGATAAATATAGGTATAAGGTGTTAGGTGCATGGTGGGGTAACCCTAGATTATCAGTTCTTATAAATCGATCTCTAATCATTACGTTAAAGAAATTATGCGTCCATCATCTGTATTATGCCCGAggacattttaaaaatatataataatagagaTAACAAATGATTTGGATTATGAACCCAACCATACTCTAGACATGTAGACCCACATTCACATGAGTTAATAAGAGCACACGAGTTATCGCCGGGGCAAGGTTGAGTTGGCTAGTGTGGAGCAAAGTTGCTATCATAAGGCAgagattcgaatctcggcaaaatcGAGGAAAAAAAGTCCTCCTCTGTACTGATCAACTACAGCTTCCTGATTTACCTCCTCATAGATAGTCATGGTGTTGACCATGTGAAACCGTTAGGATAACGAATTTCACCTTTTGCTATCAATAAGAGCACACGAGTTGGGCCAAAAGGGTCCTACGATGACTTTTTAAAATGGTGTTAAATAACCATTTTACCCTTTATGTGGGTAAAATCATAAGAACTTATTTTGTCCTGCAGTTCTCTTACGAATCATAAgacaaaaattattattatttatagatACAATCATTCCACCCCTTATACCTTACATTCACAATTTCTCTCTTGTTTTTCAACCTGcattctcttaatttttttttatttttattgtgttatTTGTAATCTTGAAGGCATCATTATTAATTTTTCTGCAATTGAAAGAAGGGCggaattcttaaaaaaaatacacatttAAAAATTACtccaattttttaatttattcctCCGGCCAATTACTATAGTGTTACATTCTAAAGGATCTTCAGTGGTTAAATCGCTAAATGAACTTTCTTATAACCATTAATATTCCACATCAAtgccatattaaaaaaaaaaaaatactattctaTCTATAATGAGAAAATTTCTTtacaactttttttttattacaaattataAATCACAATGTAACactaatttattattaattacaagctcaatttttaaaagaaaaaaaatatatttgagtttTCAATACTGCTCTATAAACCTCATCTTTAtaatattttaagattttttaattttataaatttttcataAATCTTACATTAGATATGCCTTAAGAATTCTACCACTATAATGTTGGATTTCAAAGAACAATATTAAtatgatattgatttttaaaaatcaatattactatggtgataatttctaaaaatcaaCATCATAATAGtattgtttttcaaaaatcaatatatACCAATATCATTGTGATATTGATTTTTTGGAAATCAACATAAATATggtgttaattttaaaaaatcagagCACCAAATGATATTGATTCTCATAGGACACCCAATTCATTAGAGGGTGACATATTTACTACAATAAAGCAAACAATCAATTTCTGGTGGGCACATGTCCTCggaaaaaaaaaactccttcCAGCCTTTAGCCAACTTGACAGTTGGCTATAAGTTCATCCCCTGATTTACCTCCTTTTACATAACCTAGGACGGGCCATGAGGGGTACTTGCGGTGAGTGTAATAATCTTTTACTATAATTTGAATGGAATAtcgtgttgatttttttttttatgtaatgTCATAATCCCTACAAGAGTGTCTAGTTGACTATAGGGTGACATATTTGCTATAATAAGACAAGGATCAATTTTCAACATATGTATGATCTCGAGAAAAAAACTCCTTTCACCCTTAACTATTTAGCGGTTGACTATAAACTAACTCCATAATTTACCTCTCTTCAAATAACCTGGAGATGAACTATGAGGGACTCATAGGATGaatataatcatcttttactacAATTACATACAACACTACTATCTCATAGCCCCGAGGACTAATAAAAGTATAATAATAATCATTATATTGGTAAATATTATTTTGAATGATCTAATTATGGATGAGTTCGTCATAGTagaaatgatgaaaaaaaatattatcgattattgattttttttttacttcccaTATTTAGTGAATATCTATCTTGAATTATCTAATCATTGTGCTGCATGCTaacacattaaaaaataaaataaaattttaaatattttattaatattttttaaaaaataataaatgtttGAACtattaatcaaaatttattttcacaTATTTAGTACATGACgtcataatttttaatataaaataactTTAAATGCTTAAAATATCCTCATAATATTCTTATCATTTCTACAAATATTTGTAATGCCTTCATACCGTTTAAGAAAGAAAATCTCAATATTATTTGCTAATACATCTAAAAATGATTTAACTATTGTTAGCTAAGACGGATGCAATCTTATTTTGAATTCTCTATATATATTTAGATTCATAATACCTGCCACATTTGTGTTCAATATGTGCTTAGTTAACGAAAAGTGCAATGGCTTAAAAAAGCAATGCTCAATTACAACTTTCACTACGAAGACTGAAAAGTTGTCAGGAACTTCAAAACTATCATGAATGTATTATTTATTAATCATGgacaagaatgtctagagaaaCAATACTTGAACAACATAAGATTTGGAAATCTCGAaaagaatacaaacaaacaaacaaaaagaacTACATATCCCACAAGAGGTGACTAACTTTGTTAGTTCCAAAAGAATTATGTGAGACGCTGAAGTTCAAAACATAACTCTCATCCATATTTTATGCATCTTTGTGCAAGTCTTGTTCTTCCAAAACTATTGGAGCTTAGTTGACAGGAGAAATGTAAGGGTCTTTGTCCTCCGACAAGGATAAGTTGGTTGCACAGGTTACATGGTTTAAATCTCCATGCTCAAGCCTATCGCAAGCATCAACAAAAACGTCTGTCAATGTGATATGGCATGCAAAACCAGAGCTCTTGTGTGTAGATGAAACCTCAAAGGCTTTATGAATGATTTTGTCCAATTTGCAAAGGATTAAGGTCTGGAATCTGATTCTCTAAATCTTGCTGCCGTGTGTCATCTGTTGCATTTGCGACTCCAGGAAGGTTTCTGGCTTCATTCTGCTGCGTACTCTCGTTATGTTGTGTCAAGCTTAAATTTCTCCTATCCCTCCATCTTAGATACTCAATGAGCAAAGTGTTCATACTGATTGCAATACCATACCCAGTAAATGAGGACAGTAAAATGGAAAGAACAGGGCTTACTCCTAGCTTCAAAATCAACAAGGAGAAGAATAAGTCTTCACTTTCAGCAtcaataaattaaactaaatatttGCTACCATATCCATCTGATGAAATCATCTTACCACATTATAGAAAACATGAGAAAAGAGGATTACAAGTGCAAACTGGAATGATGCAAAAACCCAAATGTAGCTCTGGCTCACTGTAAATAGAACAGTCAAATTCATGTCAACATATAACATGATAAAACATAGAATGAAGTACAATAACAAGAAATCACAAGCCACAAGTCCCTATACAATTAGATTGTATTAGGTACACGTGAACGGAACGGAATGAATAACAATGGATCAGAGTGGAAAGAAAAGTAGAATGATCTATTCTATATCTTTATTTGGTTGAAATTATAAAATGGTATAATTAGTGGAATGCTTCAATTTATGATTAATCCTTTTGTACATCTAAATTTTTTTCCTCATCTGTTCCACGCGTGACTTGGTTCACTCAACAAGTTAAATTGGACCAACTTGATAGACCCTACGTATACACCCAGTTTTGACAGGCTTAACTAGCTTAATCAGTTCTCTAGAACCATTTCCAATCCACTTGAGACGCCCACTTAACCAATTTGACTTGCTTGTTGGCCTGACCCATAGATCCGATGACTAACTAGATCATTTTGCCTGAGCCAAGAGGGTGCCTAACCCAACCAATCCACTAGGCCAAACCATTCTTCTTGGTTCCCCCAACTTGCTTGACCCAACTGACTCAATGTAATTAGCTTGCTCGTTCTACCTAGTTaactcatttttatttatctcaatcttaattttaaattgataatttattattatttgctaGAGATGGAATCAAGTTTTTTCCCCTCTTGATTATTCCACCTCAAATTTCCCAtccaaatatttaaataaaatctcaCAATCACCCTGAGTTCATTCCATTCATGCATACTAAACACTTGTGATTTTTGCATGACAAAAAATGAATATTGATTATATGAAACTAATAGAAAACATGGGAAGAAACAGAAATTGCAAAACTATATGAAGATGAGGAATGATGTTTTTACCCATTGTTGAAGTTATCATGGATGAAAGAATACCAAGAACACATGAATATGGCAAAGATACAGCAAGAGCACGGGAACCCAATTCACCAAACTGTTAGATTAAAAATGTTAGTTGAAAGTAAATGcaaattaataaaatcaataaattgaACAAGTGGTTAGAaatcatataaaaataaaaataacaaaaaatattgaatttggaagTTGAAATGCTTTACTAAGAGTTGCTCCAGTAAGCAGAAATAGGCAAGCATGCTGACCATGACGAGAATAGGGACATCCTGCCATACCCTATAAGAAAAATGAAGAAATACTAGTTATCAACAATTATACTCATAAACATACAACTGCCACTAGATTAAACCAAAGACTGCAAATTGTTAATAATGGTCTTCTATCGATTATATATAAATGCACGTATTCAACCTATTATGTGCATGTCAATGTGTCATTTCTAATATATTCAAGGAAAAAATTTGGGTTCAAAGATTGGGCAAAAATAAGTTTTGCTCAGTTCCATTTTGCTTGCCACGAATGTAAATATAATTTGACCAAAATTTTAATGATTCATTATAGCGATCTTCATAATTGGCACATAGTCATGTTATTCAAAGGTCATCATCTTCAAATTAATGACCACTGAAATTAATCATAACCAACTATTTACTTGAAAAATCACACTTTTCTTTGACTACTGCCACCAaaggataataaaattaatgcatACATGAACAACATTTTCATAACCATTAAGATAAAAATAGTAAATCTTCTTAGCATAGGCAACATAGGAAAGCTTGCAACTCAAAGTTCAATATGTTGCAAGCCTATTCCACCCATGATTTCCTTCTCCTCTTGCCAACCTTAGGCAAACAGATTCTATATTATTGTTGTAGTCATCAAGCCATTTATCCCAACTCCCAACTAATTTAGGTTAGctacatgaaacatatcataaatcatcctTTATTTGTTAGAATAATATTTTGTTTGGTCTCCCTCAATCTTCTACTCCTTTCACCCTAATCCATTTAGCTTTCCATCATAATCAACTCAACGCTTCTAATTCTATTCATTGACTTTGAACTTGTTCATATCATGTCaatctattttcttttcttttattatttattagAGTTATACCTAATTACtcttgaatatttttaaaattttacctttTTTGGTAAAGGCATACGTTCATCTTAATATTCTCATGCTTGGTATATTaaccatttgttgcttccaaatAGCTAAATATTATGATTCATATAGTATAATGAATCATACCACAATAagataatttttgttttttttagctTATGGTGTGTGCGATGTCACAAAGACTCCATAAGCTTCCTTCTATTTCTATCACTCATTATTTATCTTATTAATACTATAAAAGGGGGCAATCCGATGTCAATGCGGGGTCTCAAAAAAAAGTTTATTGTACTTAGTCTTATTTTGCATTGCGAGAAGTTATTTCCGCGACTCAAACTTGTGACTACTAGGTCACacaacaacaactttaccgttgtaccaaggctccccttcatctTATTAATACTATTTTCATCATTACTCCTTTCTTgttgaataaatttaaaatatctaaattcttcCAAACAAGAATTTCATAATATCCATTCTTGTAGATACATATAGAAATATAagcatacaaaaaaaaaacaattcaatCTAATTCCTATAATCTATAGATAGAAATAGTGAAGAAcaaaccatgatgatgtgaaAACCATCCTCTTTCCTACCATGTAACTATGACAAGGAATAGACGATACTAATAGCTTGTCAATCATGAAAATTATAATGAAACCAAAAGTTGACCGGCTATCTTTTTGTTCAATGATCATATTCTAAACAATGATTCAAACAACATACTTGGAGATTAATGCACCAAATAATTGTAAAAAAACAGAAATAAAGTCATTAATCAGAATAAGAAAACTTGTTACTGGATGCATGACTAATTATCtgcagaggaaaaaaaaaatctaatataataaaAACAGTCTTGTGAATCTACAAAAAGAATCAGTAACTGGAAGATGAAATCAATAAGTTTGCTGAATTTTGTTCTTCTGAAAATTAAAAGTTGATTGAACTTATGGTAGTTGTCTAGGAATAGAAAACCAAAGGAGACTCAGATATATAATTACAGTTCCTTCTAATTGAAATGATAGGAGGTTAGTCAATTCATTTTAAGGATCACGTAAAATGAGAAATATAACCTGTACTGAGCAACTTGTTGCTGTGTTGTATATGCAGCACGTCTATTGAGAGTCTGATTATTCTGTAATCTCAGCAATGTTACAGGTAGGTTTCTTACTTCCTGCTTGCACACGTCACACGTCTTATTTCCTTTAATATTAAACCACCTTACTGCACACTCTTGGTGTGCCAGTGCAAGTTCTCCTTTGCAGCTACACTCCATTTTAAGTGTTTCTCCCCCTTCAGCAAGTTCAATGAAGCAAATTCGGCAGACAGCCTCTTCTTCTGGAATAGCATCACCATCATCTTCAGTTACTGCAAGTCATGTATCATCCAAGAATTAGTTTCTTCTTGTGTAAGCCAATACAATGTTGTTGGACTGGGACGAAGCTCATTCAATCCTAAAATAACTAGTTATTTTAGGAGGATGCCCTCTTGATATATATGCATAATAGACCACTACttagtcccctcggatgggtttagtggctagcgcatgaggtgttgccataatgaggtctgaggttcgaatcttggcaaagttgaggtaaatacctcccttatgtgctagtcactattccaaaggctagtaaccgcctgtgatttacctcctccgtgttgaccttgggacgggttggcgggggtactgggggcgagcgtattcgcctacTTATCATCTAGCTCTACTACCATATTGAAGTGGAGAACCCATTACATCTCAAAATGACTAGTCACTTGAGAAGAAGGCACCTTTTCAATCTATCGACATAATGGACCATCATGCTTGTCCATGTGGGACTAATGTATGAAGAGCATTTTAACTTCATTAACCCTTCACACCCATCATGACTTAGAAGTATGGGCCTAGCAAAAGTAGATACCGGACCAAACCAGACCAACAAGAGCAGGCGCAGGAGGAGCAGCATTAAAGGAGGGTACGAAACCAGAATCTCTTCCCTTTTTGAATCAACTGATAAGGGATGAAATGGAGAGACTTCAAAACTGAAAAGAGAATGATGAAATTCCGAGGAAAGTGATTATCCCTGTCATGTCTTGGCCCTCCTATGGGTCTAGCTTTGGGATTATGTTAAATTGTAATGAAGCTCATTCCATCCCAAAATGACTAATTATTTAGGAAGGGAACACCCTCTTTAATATATAGATAGTATGAACAACCATACTTGTCAATGCAAGAAATAATAGGTATGGAACATCCTAAGTTCACACCAACTCATGCCCATacgtctagctctgataccatattgTATTGAGATGGAGCTCATTCTATCCCAAAATGACTAGTCATTTGAGAGAAGAGACCCTTCTAATATATGAATATAGCATCCTCATAACCATGATGGCTGAGAGGCACAAGCCTacctttgatatcatgtcgaatCAGGGTGGAACCCATTGTATCTGAAAATGACTAGTGATGGACAAAGTTCCACCCCAATTAGACAAAGGTAGACTCCATAAGTGTGTGTGATACTTGTATCAGATTTCAGTCTGCCCCAAGATATTTTATACAATAACCATAGCCAACAAActgatagataaataaataatgcTTCTtggtggcaaaaaggcgaatatgctcgcccccagcacccTCGTCAACCCAtctcaaggccaacacggaggaataAATAATGCTTCTTGCACCTAGTACATGTAAAGAAATGAATAAACAAGAAACCAAGATCATGCATGAGGCTATATTGTTTAGTTTGCAGTTAATAAAGAAGTATCATTAACTGAATCTATACCATCAGTTTCAATGGTAACATCACTTGTGGCAGGACGAGGGGTTGTTGAAGTAACTCGTACTAAACCAATTGAATCCATTCTTCCTAGACCACTAGGTTTAGCATTCCCAGGTACTGAAAGTGATCGTCTGATCTGCATTTCCGTATCTTTTTCCTGTTGaatcaaacaaaaatataaaGCAAACAATTTGCTAACCCCTATCTACGTAGGAACATAGATTACTGAAATTCAACCTTCTGACTTCTGtcagatatgaagctaaaattgTCAAAACATAGTTATGCATGAACTCCTACAccaaatgaacaattaaaatagCACTTCTCCCTCATATTAGGAATCTAGAAAGCCTACTATAAAAAGTGAAGCACATTTGCGCATCAAATTAAAGCTAATCTCCAAGCAAGATGAGTGGAGTGTCTTTTATACATAAATGTCTACAAACCCATTAGCTTGTTTCACTGGGAATTACAATATTGATCATGTGACCATGATGTGTAAAATGTAAGATTAAATTGACTTACACATGAGAAGGGGAAAGGGATTGGAACGACACATTTGGTTTAGCTATCAGAAAATTCTTAACACATTTCGGAAGCTAGAAACAATGAACTTTTTAGGTGTAACCAGTATTGAAAGAAAGAAACACGGTAGAATATAAAACAATATGGACTCGAAAAGGGAGCAAAAATTCATAGCCCCAGAAGTAATTATGAAAATGTAAAACTTACTTCCAGAAAAGAGAGGTCCACAGCATGTCTTTCCTGTTCAGTAGATGGACCTTGATCGCGAACTGGtgtaacaggtaaagagtatgtTCTCTTGGTTGAAACAGAGGAAAGGACCCTGACAAGAGAAAATTCCCTTGATATTGAGGGATTATCTTGTTGTCCTAATGGTGTTCCAGGAATCACGAGAACTGTCCTGTCACCCTCTGAAATTGAATTTTTTGCCTTAAGACCCCTATGGGGGAAGGTGGTTCTAGTAGATGATTTGGTCCTCGTTGAATTTGGCCTGGATGGTAGATCTGCTCTTGCTGAACCAGGACTAGACAAAGCATGTGTCCCTGCATAAGTCATCGGACTTTCCAATATTCTCGTTGGTGTTTGCAAGGATGCAAGGTTTGGTCGTTGAGAATTATGCACATGTGCAATCTCTCTTAAGGTGTTTGCATCCTTGTCAGACGACTGCGACTGCAGAGGCATTTACAACAATGAAATTCTATGTTTAGAAGTGGCACATGCTCAAGATGTTAGAGAATATTATAAACAAATGACACATAAAAATAATGGCAGATAATAATATTATAGGCATTCATCACCACAAAGATCACATTCCCAGGCCTTCCTATAGCCAAACTTGCTTATTTATCATCTAGCAAGTAGCAACtacaaaatcataaaaaatattcTGAAGTTGCAGATTTGGTACATTGGAAACCTTCAACTTCTAAATCAATCGCCTAAAAGTCTGGGGCTGTAGTGTCCCAGCATTCAACTACAGGTTCTAAATCGGCTAAGATGGCTTTCAATAAATCAAGTCAATTGACACAAGCCATGTAGTTGTCTCTTCCTATTCACATCAAATCGAGTTCGGAAGGCATCTAATATCATGTGTTATTAGCCAAAGTAAACCATAGCCACCCTTTTGGCAATTTTAAtgataacaacaacaataatatgaTCAGTCGTCAAGTTCATCAATCAAGTGCCTCATTGGATTGCCATATTCATTTTTGAATCCTCCACAAAGCATTCCTTTAGCTCTAGACAACACCAGATTGAGCCTATCTATAAAAATAGAAGAATATTATTTGAACACCACCTCAAGAAGTATCTCCCACCAGGGTAACAGAACAAACAAGATCAGATagaaatcatttttttatatatttttaaatcatcGTCCTTGCTCTCCACAACTACGAAACAAAGGAGCCCTTTTTTGCACAACCTTTGAGCCACAATTTACCACT
It contains:
- the LOC122027550 gene encoding uncharacterized protein LOC122027550, giving the protein MEYSAGPSDLASPASQPRSGDLESQSSDKDANTLREIAHVHNSQRPNLASLQTPTRILESPMTYAGTHALSSPGSARADLPSRPNSTRTKSSTRTTFPHRGLKAKNSISEGDRTVLVIPGTPLGQQDNPSISREFSLVRVLSSVSTKRTYSLPVTPVRDQGPSTEQERHAVDLSFLEEKDTEMQIRRSLSVPGNAKPSGLGRMDSIGLVRVTSTTPRPATSDVTIETDVTEDDGDAIPEEEAVCRICFIELAEGGETLKMECSCKGELALAHQECAVRWFNIKGNKTCDVCKQEVRNLPVTLLRLQNNQTLNRRAAYTTQQQVAQYRVWQDVPILVMVSMLAYFCLLEQLLFGELGSRALAVSLPYSCVLGILSSMITSTMVSQSYIWVFASFQFALVILFSHVFYNVLGVSPVLSILLSSFTGYGIAISMNTLLIEYLRWRDRRNLSLTQHNESTQQNEARNLPGVANATDDTRQQDLENQIPDLNPLQIGQNHS